In Dromaius novaehollandiae isolate bDroNov1 chromosome 14, bDroNov1.hap1, whole genome shotgun sequence, a genomic segment contains:
- the LOC112987707 gene encoding LOW QUALITY PROTEIN: hemoglobin subunit alpha-2-like (The sequence of the model RefSeq protein was modified relative to this genomic sequence to represent the inferred CDS: deleted 2 bases in 1 codon), whose product MLTADDRKVIPQVWERVMGHQEAFGAKTLERMFMVYPQTKTYFPHFDLHHGSDQIRSHGKKVMNALGNAVKNLDNLSQAMSELSNLHAYNLHVDPVNFKLLSQCFQVVLAVHLGKDYTPEVHSAFDKFLAAVASASVLAEKYR is encoded by the exons ATGCTGACCGCTGACGACAGGAAGGTCATCCCGCAGGTCTGGGAGAGGGTGATGGGACACCAGGAAGCCTTTGGAGCCAAGACCCTGGAGAG GATGTTCATGGTCTACCCCCAGACCAAGACCTACTTCCCCCACTTTGACCTGCACCATGGCTCTGACCAGATCCGCAGCCACGGCAAGAAGGTGATGAACGCCCTGGGCAACGCCGTGAAGAACCTGGACAACCTCAGCCAGGCCATGTCCGAGCTCAGCAACCTGCATGCCTACAACCTGCATGTGGATCCCGTCAACTTCAAG CTGCTGTCACAGTGCTTCCAGGTGGTGCTGGCTGTGCACCTGGGCAAGGACTACACCCCCGAGGTCCACTCCGCCTTCGACAAGTTCTTGGCAGCCGTGGCCTCC GCCTCCGTGCTGGCTGAGAAGTACAGATGA
- the LOC112987708 gene encoding hemoglobin subunit pi, producing the protein MTLTQAEKAAVVTIWAKVAPQADAIGAESLERLFSSYPQTKTYFPHFDLSQGSAQLRGHGSKVLNAIGEAVKNIDDIRGALAKLSELHAYILRVDPVNFKLLSHCILCSVAARYPSEFTPEVHAAWDKFLSSVSSVLTEKYR; encoded by the exons ATGACGCTGACTCAAGCTGAGAAGGCCGCCGTGGTCACCATCTGGGCAAAGGTGGCTCCCCAAGCTGATGCCATTGGGGCAGAATCGCTGGAGAG GCTTTTCTCCAGCTACCCCCAGACGAAAACCTACTTCCCTCATTTCGATCTGAGCCAAGGTTCTGCTCAGCTTCGTGGTCATGGCTCCAAGGTCCTGAATGCTATTGGGGAAGCTGTGAAGAACATTGATGACATTAGAGGTGCTTTGGCCAAACTCAGCGAGCTGCATGCTTACATCCTTCGGGTGGACCCCGTGAACTTCAAG CTGCTTTCCCACTGTATCCTGTGTTCTGTGGCTGCCCGCTATCCCAGTGAGTTCACCCCAGAAGTTCATGCTGCATGGGACAAATTCCTGTCCAGTGTTTCCTCTGTTCTGACTGAGAAGTACAGATAA